A single region of the Bdellovibrio sp. GT3 genome encodes:
- a CDS encoding MBL fold metallo-hydrolase: MSVQAGESWSYQKYKFHGLSLSGIRTAIAMPELSLSFDVAQGYPYLLNLKKFFISHGHLDHAAGIPYIISQKAMTSQNAGHFYMPGSLVEPMTKIMREWEKIEGHQYKFEFIPIKADDEIELNQNNYVKVFPTTHRIESYGFTLFETSKKLRADLQGLSQEEIVNLRRKGEEVNEIHHSPAVSFTGDTQIEFLDSRPWIKKSKILILESTYLDNKRTIANAREWGHTHIDEIIPRLDEIESEQIVLIHISSRYPDHEIARILKHKIPLEHQSRVVVFPGR, from the coding sequence ATGTCCGTTCAGGCGGGAGAAAGCTGGAGTTATCAAAAATATAAATTCCATGGTCTTTCGCTGTCGGGCATCCGCACTGCCATCGCCATGCCGGAACTTTCTTTAAGTTTCGACGTGGCTCAAGGTTACCCTTACCTGCTGAACCTTAAAAAGTTTTTCATCAGCCATGGTCACCTGGACCATGCCGCTGGAATCCCCTACATCATCTCCCAAAAAGCCATGACCTCGCAAAACGCAGGTCATTTTTATATGCCGGGCTCGTTGGTTGAACCGATGACCAAAATCATGCGGGAATGGGAAAAAATCGAGGGTCATCAATATAAGTTTGAATTCATCCCGATCAAAGCCGATGACGAAATCGAACTCAATCAAAATAATTATGTTAAGGTCTTTCCGACCACCCACCGGATTGAATCTTACGGCTTTACGCTATTTGAAACTTCAAAAAAGCTGCGCGCGGACCTTCAGGGACTGAGCCAGGAAGAAATTGTAAACCTGCGCCGTAAGGGTGAGGAAGTGAACGAGATCCATCACTCCCCGGCAGTCAGCTTTACCGGCGACACTCAAATTGAATTTTTGGATTCCCGTCCTTGGATTAAAAAATCCAAAATTCTAATCCTGGAATCCACCTATCTGGACAACAAAAGAACTATCGCGAACGCCCGCGAATGGGGTCACACCCATATCGACGAGATCATCCCGCGCCTGGACGAAATCGAATCTGAACAAATCGTTCTGATTCACATTTCCAGCCGCTACCCAGATCACGAAATCGCCCGCATCCTGAAACACAAAATCCCACTGGAACACCAATCCCGTGTCGTCGTCTTCCCCGGAAGATAA
- a CDS encoding DUF3465 domain-containing protein has translation MKRILASVLGLVLSGSIAFATEAAPDCIANGQVLPVNNEQILLWKKQTKNQYKNRGHIHGVVTNIYPGKKSHQHFQVKIGEGSRDTIEVIYNVSFREIDNLRVGATVESCGDYITSNAKAGHYKPSPDGAILHWVHQSTNNRHDSGYVMVDGVLHGMPYGREFYQWEPDFDYIAPAM, from the coding sequence ATGAAACGGATTTTAGCGTCGGTTTTGGGTCTGGTATTGTCGGGATCCATCGCATTCGCAACAGAGGCAGCGCCGGATTGCATCGCAAATGGACAAGTCCTTCCTGTCAACAATGAGCAGATCCTGCTTTGGAAGAAGCAAACCAAGAACCAATATAAAAATCGTGGCCATATCCACGGAGTAGTGACGAATATTTATCCTGGCAAAAAGAGTCACCAGCATTTTCAGGTAAAAATCGGCGAGGGGTCTCGCGATACGATTGAAGTGATTTACAATGTCAGCTTTCGCGAAATTGACAATTTAAGAGTGGGCGCAACAGTGGAGTCCTGTGGTGACTATATCACTTCCAACGCAAAGGCGGGTCACTATAAACCATCTCCAGATGGCGCGATTTTGCACTGGGTGCATCAATCCACAAACAATCGCCACGATTCTGGGTATGTGATGGTGGATGGTGTGTTGCATGGAATGCCATATGGTCGTGAGTTCTATCAGTGGGAACCAGATTTTGACTACATAGCACCAGCCATGTAA
- a CDS encoding bis(5'-nucleosyl)-tetraphosphatase: protein MTRPPRTLSAGIVPFKITDQGVRFLILRSFNYWDFPKGEVEPGEDPLEAAVREMQEESGLVDPQFVHGKNFYDTEPYSKGKVARYFLAQISADQKVVMGISKVLGVPEHQEYRWASAEECEYLFGPRLFRVLAWAKGKLGIAPPNGGAGN, encoded by the coding sequence GTGACGCGGCCTCCGCGCACCTTATCTGCTGGTATTGTTCCTTTTAAAATCACTGATCAAGGCGTGCGCTTTTTGATTTTGCGCAGTTTTAATTACTGGGATTTTCCCAAAGGGGAAGTCGAGCCGGGCGAGGATCCTCTTGAGGCGGCTGTTCGCGAAATGCAGGAAGAGTCGGGTTTGGTAGACCCGCAGTTTGTTCATGGAAAAAACTTTTATGACACCGAACCCTATAGCAAGGGTAAAGTCGCGCGCTATTTTTTGGCGCAAATATCTGCGGATCAAAAAGTCGTGATGGGAATCAGCAAGGTTCTGGGAGTGCCCGAGCATCAGGAATATCGCTGGGCCAGTGCTGAAGAGTGCGAATACTTGTTTGGCCCAAGACTCTTTCGAGTTTTAGCTTGGGCCAAGGGGAAGTTGGGGATTGCACCACCAAATGGCGGTGCTGGGAATTAG
- a CDS encoding helical backbone metal receptor codes for MRVVCMVPSWTETLLRAGINVVGRTRFCIHPAKMITNIPIVGGTKEVSWDLVMDLKPDIVLLDQEENPLEMAEECPVKYLATHVHSLESLQQELIKLGEFFENAALLEMAVDVLDILEKPNAKFDAMKVPGFMEWVKMPSQNYSEVLYLIWKQPWMAVSGETYIGSVLQKLGMKPVEFPEGEKYPVIELEDHPNALCLFSSEPFPFAKKVSDLKGLGIEGAVVNGESFSWFGHRSIEFLKETLK; via the coding sequence ATGCGTGTGGTTTGCATGGTCCCATCGTGGACAGAGACATTGTTAAGAGCGGGAATCAATGTTGTCGGCCGCACGCGTTTTTGTATTCATCCTGCCAAAATGATCACAAACATTCCCATCGTCGGTGGTACCAAGGAAGTTTCCTGGGACCTGGTGATGGATCTGAAACCTGATATCGTTCTTTTGGATCAGGAGGAAAATCCGCTGGAAATGGCGGAGGAATGTCCAGTGAAATATCTCGCAACCCATGTTCACTCGCTGGAGTCCCTGCAGCAGGAACTGATAAAGCTGGGTGAGTTTTTTGAAAATGCGGCGTTGCTGGAAATGGCCGTCGATGTTTTGGATATTCTTGAAAAGCCCAACGCAAAATTTGATGCCATGAAAGTTCCCGGATTTATGGAGTGGGTGAAGATGCCTTCCCAGAATTACTCCGAGGTTCTTTATCTGATCTGGAAGCAGCCGTGGATGGCAGTCAGTGGTGAAACCTATATTGGTTCCGTTTTGCAGAAGCTGGGTATGAAGCCGGTGGAATTTCCGGAAGGCGAAAAATACCCTGTCATTGAACTTGAAGATCATCCCAATGCTCTTTGTCTGTTTTCATCAGAGCCCTTTCCTTTTGCAAAAAAAGTTTCTGACTTAAAAGGTCTTGGTATTGAAGGCGCCGTGGTGAACGGGGAGTCGTTCTCGTGGTTTGGTCATCGCTCCATCGAATTTTTGAAAGAGACTTTAAAGTGA
- a CDS encoding enoyl ACP reductase FabMG family protein, with product MTQLFPIQEKPALSPYKKGDVLVLFGELFSRGYANGLVEEAERRGMTIVRATVGRREKDGTLRALNAEETANIPQPFINVPLEAGFDMEPAANGQTPCDQLAGIKLGEWENAKLDWKAIDESQKAGTERFKKNTELFVKELEKHIPAGANVLFAHLMAGGVPRTKIVMPILNRVCKGTGDRHVGSKTLMDSEIGQFCLRNFKEVTAETFKHLVEISTPLRKKLEASGSHVSYTAYGYHGTEILIKNDYKWQTYTCYFQGWAKMALEDYSTAFAKTGVHCCVYNCPEILTNSSSVFQGVEVSLYPLVAAIHKDAGDKKHGEQVLKQCQELLKDGVTFEQIKAFTDEYLTNPLTLEFTKYEQWPQHTRQDQMEYMLKCSDYLFDLHKDQKNLITAVLSEVVFKSCGYVMLHDSWEPKAPVAWLGHDIVARCM from the coding sequence ATGACGCAACTATTCCCAATCCAAGAAAAGCCAGCATTGAGTCCCTACAAAAAGGGCGACGTTCTTGTGTTGTTTGGCGAACTTTTCTCCCGTGGTTATGCCAACGGTTTGGTTGAAGAAGCTGAACGTCGTGGAATGACGATCGTTCGCGCCACTGTCGGCAGACGTGAAAAAGACGGTACTTTGCGCGCATTGAATGCTGAAGAAACAGCCAACATCCCCCAACCTTTCATCAACGTTCCCCTTGAAGCCGGCTTTGACATGGAGCCAGCAGCCAACGGCCAAACTCCTTGTGACCAATTGGCAGGCATCAAATTGGGCGAGTGGGAAAACGCGAAACTGGACTGGAAAGCTATCGACGAATCACAAAAAGCCGGAACCGAGCGTTTTAAAAAGAACACCGAACTTTTCGTAAAAGAACTGGAAAAGCACATCCCAGCGGGTGCGAACGTCCTGTTTGCGCATTTGATGGCTGGCGGCGTTCCCCGCACTAAAATCGTAATGCCGATTTTAAATCGCGTTTGCAAAGGCACGGGCGACCGCCACGTGGGCTCCAAAACTTTGATGGATTCTGAAATCGGTCAGTTCTGCCTACGCAACTTTAAAGAAGTGACGGCTGAAACTTTCAAACACCTGGTCGAAATTTCCACCCCACTTCGTAAAAAATTGGAAGCTTCTGGCAGCCACGTTTCTTACACAGCTTACGGATACCACGGCACAGAGATTTTGATTAAAAACGATTACAAATGGCAGACTTACACGTGTTACTTCCAAGGTTGGGCGAAAATGGCGTTGGAGGACTACTCCACCGCTTTCGCTAAAACTGGCGTTCATTGCTGCGTTTACAACTGCCCGGAGATCTTGACGAACTCGTCTTCAGTTTTCCAAGGAGTTGAAGTATCACTTTATCCTTTGGTTGCAGCTATCCATAAAGACGCCGGAGATAAGAAACACGGCGAACAAGTTTTGAAGCAATGCCAAGAGCTTCTTAAAGACGGCGTGACCTTTGAACAAATCAAAGCCTTCACGGATGAGTATCTGACAAACCCGCTGACTTTGGAGTTTACAAAGTACGAGCAATGGCCTCAACATACTCGTCAGGATCAGATGGAGTACATGTTGAAGTGTTCTGACTATCTATTTGATTTACATAAGGATCAGAAGAATCTGATCACTGCCGTTTTGTCTGAAGTTGTCTTCAAATCATGCGGCTACGTGATGCTTCATGATTCCTGGGAGCCGAAAGCACCGGTTGCTTGGTTGGGCCACGACATCGTCGCGCGTTGCATGTAA